A portion of the Candidatus Glassbacteria bacterium genome contains these proteins:
- a CDS encoding Gfo/Idh/MocA family oxidoreductase, with protein MLKVALIGCGRISRKHVAVLEAIEDTRLCAVCDIIEQRARECAEPLEIPFYTDYHRMLDREKPDLVHVLTPSGLHAKHVLDIVGYGCHIVVEKPMALTLEQADSMIEACDRAGKKLFVVKQNRYNLAVQQLKKALDAGRFGKLVLGTVRVRWCRRQEYYDMDPWRGTWAMDGGVLTNQASHHIDLLEWCMGKVESVFAKTTTRLVDIEVEDTGVAVLRFASGALGIIEATSATRPRDLEGSISILGENGSVEIGGFAVNEIRTWNFADEDEQDDLIRTKYNQNPPDVYGFGHKLFLENVVHSIKSNTSGLVHGLEGRKSLELINAIYESVETGREVMLRFQAHQCRLGR; from the coding sequence ATGCTGAAAGTCGCCCTGATCGGTTGCGGCCGGATCAGCAGGAAGCATGTCGCCGTCTTAGAAGCCATCGAGGATACCCGGCTTTGCGCTGTCTGCGACATTATCGAGCAGCGCGCGCGGGAATGCGCGGAACCTCTTGAGATCCCTTTCTATACGGATTACCACCGGATGCTGGACCGGGAAAAACCGGACCTGGTCCATGTTCTGACTCCCAGCGGTCTGCACGCCAAGCACGTCCTGGATATCGTGGGCTATGGCTGCCATATCGTGGTTGAAAAACCGATGGCCCTGACCCTGGAGCAGGCCGACAGCATGATCGAGGCCTGCGACCGGGCCGGCAAGAAACTGTTCGTGGTCAAGCAGAACCGGTACAATCTCGCAGTCCAGCAATTGAAAAAAGCGCTCGACGCCGGCCGGTTCGGGAAACTCGTACTCGGCACTGTCCGCGTAAGGTGGTGCCGCCGGCAGGAATATTACGACATGGACCCCTGGCGCGGCACCTGGGCGATGGATGGCGGAGTGTTGACCAATCAGGCCAGTCACCATATTGACCTGCTGGAATGGTGCATGGGAAAAGTGGAAAGCGTGTTCGCCAAAACCACCACCCGCCTGGTAGATATCGAGGTTGAGGACACCGGTGTGGCTGTCCTGCGTTTCGCCAGCGGAGCGCTGGGGATTATCGAGGCCACCTCCGCAACCAGGCCCAGGGACCTCGAGGGCTCGATTTCGATCCTCGGCGAAAACGGCTCTGTCGAAATCGGCGGGTTTGCGGTAAATGAAATCAGGACCTGGAATTTCGCTGACGAGGATGAGCAGGATGACTTGATCAGAACGAAATATAACCAGAACCCTCCGGATGTTTACGGTTTCGGCCACAAACTGTTTCTGGAAAATGTGGTCCATTCCATCAAATCCAACACTAGCGGCCTGGTGCATGGACTCGAGGGCCGTAAGTCGCTGGAGTTGATTAACGCGATCTACGAGTCGGTGGAAACCGGGCGGGAAGTGATGCTCAGGTTTCAGGCCCACCAATGCAGACTGGGGCGCTAA
- a CDS encoding ATP-dependent RecD-like DNA helicase, whose amino-acid sequence MTHSPLSGEAELSDTISGYLETITFRNEENGYTIARLHSEADSAPVTIVGHLSGVNEGETLRLCGEWKQHPRFGRQFQVDSFEFVNPDTEQGIERYLGSGLIKGIGPVIAERIVAAFGRETLEVIENRTELLKTVPGLGKKKVARIKEAWGEQREIRRLMIFLQGHGIGGALAARIFRRYRDRGVEAVSRDPYALAREVRGIGFATADRIARSLGFAPDNPARLESGLVYTGELAADRGHTSLPLKLFLRRASELLEVDAGMLEEVLNRLADLGRLELENGDDGTHVYTSECHWAEITVADNLKRLMEQTGLDLDNSHPSGCSGLDTIAKFERSRRLKLSANQRRAIDGAFGERVCIITGGPGTGKTTLVAALVALADQLGITAVLAAPTGRAAKRMSEATGSAASTIHRMLGWSFSEGSFLHNQQRRLKGDLFVIDEVSMVDIKLMASLLEALPDGAVLVLMGDSDQLPSIGPGRVLADLIGSGKIPTFRLEEIFRQAGRSRIVQNAHRVRQGQMPEGAPPLEDQESDSGLSPGENDFFIVNQRDPLKAREMLVKLAGERLAARFGIDPASQLQVITPMNRGECGTRELNRALQAELNPAGAKITFTGGGFRVGDRVMQVRNDYEKDVFNGDVGRIVSAESESQTVLVDYDGRLVAYEGMELDDLNMEYAVTVHKSQGSEYPAVLIILLPEHRVMLQRNLLYTAISRGKNLVVLIGDPSAVKRAVSNTRVQLRHTRLAARLKKM is encoded by the coding sequence GTGACTCACAGCCCTTTATCCGGCGAAGCTGAATTGTCCGATACTATCAGCGGCTACCTGGAAACGATCACGTTCCGCAACGAGGAGAACGGCTATACTATCGCTCGCCTGCACAGCGAAGCCGATAGTGCGCCGGTAACGATTGTAGGGCACCTCTCGGGAGTGAACGAGGGAGAGACGCTCCGGCTGTGCGGTGAGTGGAAGCAGCACCCCCGTTTCGGCAGGCAGTTCCAGGTCGATTCTTTCGAGTTCGTCAATCCGGACACGGAGCAGGGAATCGAGCGCTACCTGGGCAGCGGACTGATCAAGGGTATCGGTCCGGTTATCGCCGAGCGGATTGTTGCGGCGTTCGGGCGGGAGACCCTGGAAGTGATCGAAAACCGCACCGAGCTGCTGAAAACCGTACCGGGCCTGGGCAAAAAGAAAGTCGCCCGGATCAAGGAGGCCTGGGGCGAGCAGCGGGAAATCCGTCGGTTGATGATCTTCCTGCAGGGCCATGGGATCGGCGGGGCGCTCGCCGCGAGGATCTTCCGACGGTACAGGGATCGCGGCGTGGAAGCGGTCAGCCGCGACCCCTACGCTCTGGCCCGCGAGGTGCGCGGGATAGGGTTCGCCACCGCCGACCGGATAGCCCGCAGCCTCGGCTTTGCCCCGGACAACCCCGCGCGGCTCGAAAGCGGCCTGGTCTACACCGGCGAACTGGCCGCGGACCGGGGCCACACCAGCCTGCCCTTGAAACTCTTTCTTCGCAGGGCGTCGGAGCTCCTTGAAGTCGATGCCGGCATGCTGGAGGAGGTGCTGAACAGGCTCGCCGATCTGGGACGGCTGGAGCTGGAAAACGGCGATGACGGGACTCATGTCTATACCTCCGAGTGTCACTGGGCGGAAATAACTGTCGCCGACAACCTGAAACGATTGATGGAGCAGACCGGGCTGGATCTGGATAACAGCCATCCGTCAGGTTGTTCAGGCTTGGATACGATCGCGAAATTCGAGCGATCGCGCAGACTGAAGTTGAGCGCCAATCAGCGCCGGGCAATCGACGGGGCCTTCGGCGAGCGCGTCTGCATTATTACCGGCGGTCCCGGCACCGGCAAGACCACCCTGGTGGCCGCGCTGGTTGCACTGGCCGATCAGTTGGGGATCACTGCCGTCCTGGCCGCTCCCACCGGCCGTGCGGCCAAGAGAATGAGCGAAGCCACCGGCAGCGCGGCCTCCACCATTCACCGCATGCTGGGCTGGAGTTTCAGCGAGGGCTCTTTCCTGCATAACCAGCAGCGCAGACTTAAGGGCGATCTGTTTGTGATCGACGAAGTATCGATGGTGGATATCAAGCTGATGGCCAGCCTGCTGGAAGCCTTGCCTGATGGCGCGGTACTGGTGCTGATGGGCGATTCCGACCAGTTGCCGTCGATAGGACCCGGCCGCGTCCTGGCCGACCTGATCGGCAGCGGGAAGATACCCACCTTCAGGCTCGAGGAAATATTCAGGCAGGCGGGCAGGAGCCGGATCGTGCAGAACGCCCACCGTGTCCGCCAGGGGCAGATGCCCGAGGGCGCACCGCCGCTGGAGGATCAGGAGTCGGACAGCGGATTGTCTCCCGGCGAGAACGATTTCTTCATCGTTAACCAGCGCGATCCGCTGAAAGCCCGTGAGATGCTGGTCAAATTGGCCGGCGAGCGCCTGGCCGCCAGGTTCGGGATCGATCCCGCCAGCCAACTGCAGGTGATTACCCCGATGAACCGCGGCGAGTGCGGCACCCGTGAGCTCAACCGGGCGCTCCAGGCGGAGCTCAATCCAGCCGGCGCCAAAATCACTTTTACCGGCGGCGGGTTCAGAGTCGGCGACAGGGTGATGCAGGTGCGCAACGACTACGAGAAGGACGTGTTCAACGGCGACGTGGGCCGGATAGTCTCCGCCGAGAGTGAAAGCCAGACCGTGCTGGTGGATTACGACGGCCGACTGGTGGCATACGAGGGGATGGAACTCGACGACCTCAATATGGAATACGCCGTAACGGTCCATAAGAGCCAGGGCAGCGAATACCCGGCGGTGCTGATTATCCTTCTGCCGGAGCACCGGGTGATGCTGCAGCGCAACTTGCTCTACACGGCGATCTCCAGGGGCAAAAACCTGGTGGTATTGATCGGTGATCCTTCGGCTGTAAAAAGAGCTGTATCAAATACGCGTGTCCAGCTGCGCCATACCCGTCTGGCGGCGAGATTGAAAAAAATGTAA
- the pyrF gene encoding orotidine-5'-phosphate decarboxylase: MAKLQEKNASRLCVGLDADPRKFPGKLKDRNDLVYEFNRDVIDATLDLVCAYKPNAAFYEALGEQGTVALRKTIEYIAGRVPVILDVKRGDIGNTAARYAAAVFEDMNADAVTLNPYMGFDAVEPFMACEGKGIFLLCLTSNEGSRDFQLYPDGDQLYARVARKAVEWDDGAGRLGLVVGATHPETVGEVRSLAGNLPFLLPGIGAQGGAIESVAAAEVEGDGPGVVVNSSRGVIYAGEGEGWAEDVRRSALELKYMIGVR, translated from the coding sequence ATCGCAAAACTCCAGGAAAAGAACGCCAGCCGCCTGTGTGTTGGACTGGATGCCGATCCGCGAAAGTTCCCCGGGAAACTCAAAGACCGGAACGATCTCGTTTACGAGTTCAACCGCGATGTTATCGACGCCACGCTTGATCTTGTCTGCGCCTACAAACCCAATGCGGCTTTCTACGAAGCGCTGGGCGAACAGGGAACCGTTGCGCTCAGGAAAACGATAGAATATATCGCTGGACGCGTCCCGGTGATCCTCGATGTCAAGCGGGGAGATATCGGTAACACGGCGGCCCGTTATGCGGCCGCGGTGTTCGAGGATATGAACGCGGATGCGGTGACTCTGAATCCCTACATGGGCTTCGATGCGGTTGAGCCGTTCATGGCCTGCGAGGGCAAGGGAATATTCCTGCTCTGCCTGACCAGCAACGAGGGCAGCCGCGATTTCCAGTTGTATCCTGACGGAGATCAGCTTTATGCCCGCGTTGCCCGCAAGGCGGTGGAATGGGACGATGGGGCGGGGCGGCTCGGGCTGGTTGTGGGAGCCACCCATCCGGAGACGGTCGGAGAGGTGAGAAGCCTCGCCGGGAACCTCCCGTTCCTGCTGCCCGGCATCGGTGCGCAGGGAGGGGCGATTGAATCTGTAGCAGCAGCGGAAGTCGAGGGAGACGGGCCGGGCGTGGTGGTCAACTCAAGCCGCGGAGTGATCTACGCGGGCGAGGGGGAGGGCTGGGCTGAAGACGTACGCCGGTCCGCGCTTGAACTGAAATATATGATTGGCGTCAGATAA
- a CDS encoding cyclic nucleotide-binding domain-containing protein: MSAVEKVFHSGETIISEGHFASSLYVICQGKVDVFKHGKQKEQVLVAQLGPGDFFGEMSLLDPEHSIHSATVRAAEDTTVAITDREDFDRYLGKMTPGMKNLLLHLVKKLRDTTEKLAMLHGEIPGKQSRAE; this comes from the coding sequence ATGAGTGCTGTCGAAAAAGTTTTCCACAGCGGAGAGACCATTATCAGCGAGGGCCATTTCGCCAGTTCCCTGTACGTTATCTGTCAGGGCAAGGTCGATGTGTTCAAGCACGGAAAGCAGAAAGAACAGGTGCTCGTGGCGCAACTGGGTCCCGGCGATTTTTTCGGCGAGATGAGCCTGCTGGATCCCGAGCACAGTATTCACAGCGCCACAGTACGGGCTGCCGAGGACACTACTGTAGCAATCACCGACCGTGAGGATTTCGACCGCTACCTGGGCAAGATGACCCCCGGGATGAAAAACCTGCTGCTGCACCTGGTGAAAAAACTCAGGGACACCACCGAGAAACTGGCCATGCTGCACGGAGAAATACCCGGGAAACAATCCAGGGCAGAGTAA
- a CDS encoding tetratricopeptide repeat protein, translating into MTEQRKLSAIMFTDLVGYSALSQRDEALALELLEEHRQLLRPHFAQYNGTEIKTIGDAFLVEFASAVEAARCAIDIQKTMKAHTSVVAPERCIQVRIGLHVGDVVIKEGDILGDGVNIASRIEPLAQPGGICVSEDVARQIENKLDLPLELLGEKELKGIKKPVTVYRLVLPWEKKAGFLRRTRLALRKPSSARLVLAGMLVLLIAAGGVWWWTSQRVPSIRPGQITRLAVLPFANLMNDPDQEYFVDGIHDALLTELAKIGGMTVISRQSVMRYKGSDKPLREIASELQAHALIEGSVLRAGDDVRVNVQLIEAAADRHLWAEVFDRKLENVLALHSDVVRAVAGEIKAALTPEQEARLDSARQVNPETYEAYLKGMFYLNKFETKKGLAYFNQAIENDPADPLAYAGLALGYVTIGHSNAATPDVWPRARAAALTALRLDETLAEGHSALAEVKAYYEWDWEGAEQAFLRADELNSNLAMNHYHYAWYLALFGRLDEAIVEHKRAQELDPLTPHHTIWLGGLYRIGGDYEKAIAEIQKVLELNPDHRTALRVLGDVLADAGMYEEAIAAYQKVGISGDLGRTYALAGRQDEARKILAELEEKEATPGRAWGLAILYTALGEKDEAFRWLAYEPPYFAIPWVRVLPQFEPLWDDPRFKDLLQRMNLPER; encoded by the coding sequence ATGACAGAGCAGCGCAAATTATCAGCGATCATGTTCACCGACCTGGTAGGGTACAGCGCCCTGTCCCAGCGGGATGAAGCCCTGGCCCTGGAGCTGTTGGAGGAACACCGGCAGCTGCTCCGGCCCCATTTTGCCCAGTACAACGGCACCGAGATCAAGACCATCGGCGACGCCTTCCTGGTGGAGTTTGCCAGCGCGGTGGAGGCGGCCCGCTGCGCCATTGACATCCAGAAGACCATGAAGGCCCACACTTCCGTGGTAGCGCCTGAGCGGTGTATACAAGTCCGCATCGGTCTGCACGTGGGAGACGTGGTGATCAAGGAAGGGGACATCCTGGGTGACGGTGTCAATATCGCCTCGCGGATCGAGCCCCTGGCCCAGCCGGGTGGTATCTGCGTGTCGGAAGATGTTGCTCGCCAGATCGAAAACAAGCTTGATCTGCCCCTGGAACTGCTGGGCGAAAAGGAGCTGAAGGGCATCAAGAAGCCGGTGACGGTCTACCGCCTCGTCCTGCCCTGGGAGAAGAAAGCCGGGTTCCTGCGGCGGACGCGCCTGGCTCTCCGCAAGCCATCGAGTGCCCGCTTGGTCCTGGCGGGGATGCTTGTTCTGCTCATCGCGGCGGGAGGAGTCTGGTGGTGGACGAGCCAGCGAGTGCCCTCCATCAGGCCAGGGCAGATCACCCGCCTCGCCGTGCTGCCCTTTGCTAACCTGATGAACGACCCGGACCAGGAATACTTTGTTGACGGTATCCATGATGCACTACTCACCGAGCTGGCCAAGATAGGGGGGATGACCGTCATTTCCCGGCAGTCAGTCATGAGATACAAAGGGTCGGACAAACCGCTCCGGGAGATCGCAAGCGAGCTGCAGGCGCACGCCCTGATAGAGGGTTCCGTGCTACGCGCCGGAGATGACGTGCGCGTCAACGTCCAGCTCATCGAAGCGGCCGCTGACCGGCATCTATGGGCGGAGGTATTTGATCGCAAGCTGGAAAATGTGCTGGCCCTGCACAGTGATGTGGTCCGGGCCGTCGCAGGCGAGATCAAAGCCGCGCTGACCCCGGAACAGGAGGCCCGGTTGGACAGCGCCCGCCAGGTCAATCCCGAGACCTACGAGGCTTACCTTAAGGGGATGTTCTACTTGAACAAGTTTGAAACCAAAAAAGGCCTTGCCTATTTCAACCAGGCAATTGAAAATGACCCGGCGGATCCCTTGGCGTATGCGGGGCTGGCACTCGGTTACGTCACTATCGGTCATAGCAATGCGGCTACACCGGATGTCTGGCCAAGGGCCCGGGCAGCAGCACTAACGGCATTAAGGCTGGATGAAACGCTGGCCGAGGGACACTCCGCTTTAGCTGAAGTCAAGGCCTACTACGAATGGGACTGGGAGGGCGCGGAGCAGGCTTTCCTGCGTGCCGATGAACTAAATTCCAATCTGGCCATGAATCACTACCACTATGCTTGGTATCTCGCTCTGTTCGGGCGCCTGGATGAAGCCATCGTAGAACATAAACGGGCCCAGGAGCTGGATCCGCTAACGCCCCATCACACGATCTGGCTGGGAGGGCTGTACAGGATAGGCGGCGATTATGAGAAGGCGATAGCAGAAATCCAGAAGGTGCTCGAATTGAATCCCGATCACAGGACTGCGTTGCGCGTCTTGGGAGATGTTTTAGCGGACGCGGGTATGTATGAGGAGGCCATCGCGGCATACCAAAAGGTCGGCATTTCGGGGGATCTTGGGCGTACCTATGCGCTGGCCGGCAGGCAGGATGAGGCGCGGAAGATACTGGCTGAATTGGAAGAAAAGGAAGCCACACCAGGGAGAGCTTGGGGCCTGGCCATATTGTACACAGCCCTGGGGGAAAAAGATGAGGCATTCCGCTGGCTGGCTTATGAGCCGCCTTACTTCGCGATCCCCTGGGTCAGGGTGCTTCCGCAGTTCGAGCCTCTATGGGACGATCCACGCTTCAAAGATCTGCTGCAGCGAATGAACCTCCCGGAGAGATAG